A window of the Rhizobium brockwellii genome harbors these coding sequences:
- a CDS encoding peroxiredoxin encodes MTIAIGDKLPAATFKEKTADGPVEITTDQLFAGKRVVLFAVPGAFTPTCSLNHLPGYLENRDTILGKGVDDIAVVSVNDWHVMGAWAQSSGGMGKIHFLADWDAAFTKAVGLDADLSAGGLGLRSKRYSMLVEDSVVKALNVEESPGQATVSGAAAMLEQL; translated from the coding sequence ATGACCATCGCGATCGGCGACAAGCTTCCTGCCGCTACCTTCAAGGAAAAGACGGCTGACGGCCCGGTCGAAATCACCACCGATCAGCTCTTCGCCGGCAAGCGCGTCGTGCTCTTCGCCGTGCCGGGCGCCTTCACGCCCACCTGCTCGCTGAACCACCTGCCGGGTTATCTCGAAAACCGCGACACCATCCTTGGCAAGGGCGTCGACGACATCGCCGTTGTATCAGTCAACGACTGGCACGTGATGGGCGCCTGGGCGCAATCGTCAGGCGGCATGGGCAAGATCCATTTCCTCGCCGATTGGGATGCCGCCTTCACAAAGGCCGTCGGCCTCGACGCCGACCTCTCCGCCGGCGGCCTCGGCCTCCGCTCCAAGCGCTATTCGATGCTGGTGGAAGACAGCGTGGTGAAAGCCCTCAACGTCGAGGAAAGCCCCGGCCAGGCAACCGTCTCGGGCGCTGCCGCGATGCTGGAACAGCTCTGA
- a CDS encoding peroxidase-related enzyme (This protein belongs to a clade of uncharacterized proteins related to peroxidases such as the alkylhydroperoxidase AhpD.), whose amino-acid sequence MSEVVHTFTTTVPRWQPYVVPVDFATATDEQHAAMQTTPSNKGISPYVLTLAHDPETLAVRSPLFNLIMYGKDGLAASERELGAVAASVVNRCVYCAAVHASRFNNLTKRTDVIEAVFADGLEATLDEHLQEIFNFSARLSTTPPEAVVADAQALADVGLDELEALDLVLSSAIFGWANRLMHTLGEPMKD is encoded by the coding sequence ATGAGCGAGGTCGTCCACACCTTCACCACCACGGTGCCGCGCTGGCAGCCCTATGTCGTTCCGGTCGATTTCGCGACCGCCACCGACGAGCAGCATGCAGCGATGCAGACGACGCCGTCGAACAAGGGCATCTCGCCCTATGTGCTGACCCTGGCGCACGATCCCGAGACGCTCGCAGTCCGCTCGCCGCTGTTTAACCTGATCATGTACGGCAAGGACGGACTGGCAGCCAGCGAGCGCGAACTGGGTGCAGTCGCCGCCTCCGTCGTCAACCGCTGCGTCTACTGCGCCGCCGTCCATGCATCCCGGTTCAACAATCTGACAAAACGCACCGATGTCATCGAAGCCGTGTTCGCCGATGGTCTCGAAGCGACGCTCGACGAGCACCTCCAGGAAATCTTCAACTTTTCGGCCCGACTGTCGACCACGCCGCCCGAAGCGGTCGTAGCCGACGCGCAGGCGCTGGCGGACGTCGGGCTCGACGAGTTGGAGGCTCTCGATCTCGTCCTCTCGTCGGCGATCTTCGGCTGGGCGAACCGCCTGATGCATACGCTCGGTGAGCCGATGAAGGACTAA
- a CDS encoding protein-disulfide reductase DsbD domain-containing protein: MMIISSGPRRLLIAVVSVVAALVPFYSAHAEMSAWADNEGGRMRLVALAPDAGGKIRAALQIEPKPGWITYWKEPGGNGIPPQITVAAESGVALDAIAYPVPKHFFNGAIEDIAYDAPVTLPLSLTAAGKGPVTIDAAAFIGICKDICIPFQANFQLKLGPAIQSHPQEEAILQGADAKLPKPPSQDFGVTAHAMSPDRKTLSLTLALPGGGPGEGKGAPDIIVIGPSGYAFTKQIGGKRDGATFKVDVAIGKLPENYDISGKRWGLLVIDGERAMETTLAFE; encoded by the coding sequence ATGATGATTATTTCCTCAGGTCCGCGCAGGCTTTTGATCGCGGTTGTGTCGGTGGTCGCGGCCCTTGTCCCGTTTTATTCCGCCCATGCGGAAATGAGCGCCTGGGCGGACAATGAGGGCGGCCGCATGCGCCTCGTGGCACTCGCGCCCGACGCCGGCGGCAAAATCCGCGCCGCCCTTCAGATCGAGCCGAAGCCCGGCTGGATCACCTATTGGAAAGAACCCGGCGGCAATGGCATTCCGCCCCAGATCACTGTCGCGGCGGAAAGCGGTGTTGCGCTCGATGCCATCGCCTATCCCGTTCCGAAGCATTTTTTCAACGGCGCGATCGAGGATATCGCCTATGACGCGCCGGTGACGCTGCCGCTGTCGCTGACGGCGGCCGGCAAAGGCCCGGTTACGATCGATGCTGCCGCCTTCATCGGCATCTGCAAGGATATCTGCATTCCCTTCCAGGCGAATTTTCAACTGAAGCTTGGTCCCGCCATCCAGTCGCACCCGCAGGAGGAGGCGATCCTTCAGGGCGCCGATGCGAAGCTGCCGAAGCCGCCATCGCAGGATTTCGGCGTGACGGCGCATGCGATGTCGCCCGATAGGAAGACGCTGTCTTTGACACTCGCTCTGCCGGGCGGGGGGCCCGGCGAGGGGAAGGGCGCGCCCGACATCATCGTCATCGGCCCGAGCGGCTATGCTTTCACCAAGCAGATCGGCGGCAAGCGCGACGGCGCCACCTTCAAGGTCGATGTCGCTATCGGCAAACTGCCTGAGAATTACGACATATCCGGCAAGCGCTGGGGCTTGCTGGTCATCGACGGCGAAAGGGCGATGGAGACCACACTTGCCTTCGAATGA
- a CDS encoding CMD domain-containing protein, giving the protein MTLIETLASVRPGSALAEAMGKRAEILRLSEAAHDAVLLPHDPGGLSHGLRAALAARMARHNRSPALASHYDTLVARADEPATALLAEPDTNVSDPRTAEIVRHADRLTVAPRDATRAHVEALRQVGVTDADIVRLAELAAFVNYQVRVLAGLKLLGEMR; this is encoded by the coding sequence TTGACACTCATCGAAACTCTTGCCTCTGTGAGGCCGGGTTCCGCGCTCGCGGAAGCCATGGGCAAACGCGCCGAGATATTGCGCCTCAGTGAAGCGGCCCACGACGCAGTGCTTCTGCCACACGATCCCGGCGGGTTGTCGCACGGCCTGAGGGCTGCGCTCGCCGCCCGCATGGCGCGCCACAACCGCAGCCCGGCGCTCGCAAGCCACTACGACACGCTCGTTGCCCGCGCCGACGAACCGGCGACAGCCTTGCTCGCCGAGCCGGACACGAACGTGTCGGATCCGCGCACCGCCGAGATCGTTCGCCATGCCGACCGGCTCACGGTCGCGCCGCGCGATGCCACGCGCGCCCATGTGGAGGCATTGCGCCAGGTCGGCGTAACCGACGCCGACATCGTCCGGCTCGCGGAGCTTGCGGCTTTCGTCAATTACCAGGTGCGGGTTCTCGCCGGCCTGAAGCTGCTCGGAGAAATGCGATGA